A genomic segment from Dechloromonas denitrificans encodes:
- a CDS encoding DUF4212 domain-containing protein — protein sequence MKHPDGAYWLKTRRLTFALLFVWIVVTFGASWFARELNEFSLFGFPLGFYMGAQGVIFIYLLIIWFYNRQMRRLEREFGIDDE from the coding sequence TTGAAGCATCCCGATGGAGCTTACTGGCTCAAGACACGACGCCTGACATTCGCTTTGCTGTTCGTCTGGATTGTCGTTACGTTCGGCGCCAGCTGGTTTGCCCGGGAGCTCAACGAGTTTTCACTGTTCGGTTTTCCTCTGGGCTTCTATATGGGGGCGCAAGGGGTGATTTTCATCTACCTCCTGATCATCTGGTTCTACAACCGCCAGATGCGTCGCCTGGAGCGCGAATTCGGGATTGATGACGAGTAG